Proteins co-encoded in one Streptomyces sp. JH34 genomic window:
- a CDS encoding glycosyltransferase family 39 protein, translating into MTAATHADHLQAAPDTPGPPAHAAGGREPLARRIRRGRPEDPRWARPAFLGMLLVIALAYLWNLSASGYANSFYSAAVQAGSQSWKAFFFGSLDAANAITVDKPPATLWPMALSVRILGLSSWAILAPQVLMGVATAGVLYAAVRRRFSAAAGLITMAVFALTPVAALMFRFNNPDALLALLMTVTVYCVLRAFEGGRTKWLVWAGVAVGLAFLSKTLQAFLILPPLAVLYAVFAPVPVRKRFGQLGLAALAMIVSGGWWVAIVELWPASSRPYIGGSQNNSFLELTFGYNGLGRINGEETGSVGGGGGGGQGGGWGETGIGRMFNSEIGSQISWLLPAALILLVAGIWLTWRAKRTDTARAAFLAWGGSLLMTAFVFSFMAGIFHQYYTVALAPYVAALVGMGASVLWEERGKWWAGAALGVTAAATAVWAYVLLARTPDYVPWLRWAVLAGGLVAAVGLLLAARLGRALALGVVGLGLAASLAGPTAYTISTLNTGHQGSIVTAGPSAGGMGGPGGGMGGGGRGGGGAPGGGGQPPGQGTQQGGQAPGNAQGGGFPGGGTPGQGQQGQGQAPGGQQGGMPGGGTGEGGMDGGGGGMGGLLNGASVDSEAKTLLEQNADAYTWTAAAIGSQNAASYQLATGDPVMAIGGFNGSDPSPTLAQFKKYVEDGKIHYFISGGMGGGGMGGEGASSQISTWVEENFKEVTVGSATFYDLTRPTS; encoded by the coding sequence ATGACCGCCGCCACACACGCCGACCACCTCCAGGCCGCGCCCGACACCCCAGGGCCGCCCGCGCACGCCGCGGGCGGCCGGGAGCCGCTGGCGCGCCGCATCCGCCGCGGCAGGCCCGAGGACCCGCGCTGGGCGAGGCCCGCCTTCCTCGGGATGCTGCTGGTCATCGCGCTCGCGTACCTGTGGAATCTGAGTGCTTCCGGATACGCCAACTCGTTCTACTCCGCGGCCGTTCAGGCCGGCAGCCAGAGCTGGAAGGCCTTCTTCTTCGGCTCGCTGGACGCCGCGAACGCGATCACCGTCGACAAGCCCCCGGCCACGCTCTGGCCGATGGCCCTGTCGGTGCGGATCCTCGGCCTGAGTTCCTGGGCGATCCTCGCGCCCCAGGTGCTGATGGGTGTGGCCACGGCAGGCGTCCTGTACGCGGCCGTCCGCCGCCGCTTCAGCGCCGCCGCCGGGCTGATCACGATGGCGGTCTTCGCGCTGACACCGGTGGCCGCGCTGATGTTCCGCTTCAACAACCCGGACGCGCTGCTCGCGCTCCTGATGACCGTCACCGTCTACTGCGTGCTGCGCGCCTTCGAGGGCGGCCGGACGAAGTGGCTGGTCTGGGCAGGCGTAGCGGTGGGTCTCGCGTTCCTGTCGAAGACCCTCCAGGCCTTCCTGATCCTTCCGCCCCTGGCCGTGCTGTACGCGGTGTTCGCGCCGGTGCCGGTGCGGAAGCGGTTCGGGCAGCTCGGTCTGGCGGCGCTGGCGATGATCGTGTCCGGTGGCTGGTGGGTCGCGATCGTCGAGCTCTGGCCCGCCTCCTCACGTCCGTACATCGGCGGCTCGCAGAACAACTCCTTCCTGGAACTCACCTTCGGTTACAACGGACTCGGCCGGATCAACGGTGAGGAGACCGGAAGCGTCGGTGGCGGCGGAGGCGGCGGTCAGGGCGGCGGGTGGGGCGAGACCGGCATCGGCCGGATGTTCAACTCCGAGATCGGCAGCCAGATCTCGTGGCTGCTGCCCGCCGCGCTGATCCTGCTGGTCGCGGGGATCTGGCTGACCTGGCGGGCGAAGCGGACCGACACGGCCCGCGCGGCGTTCCTCGCCTGGGGCGGGTCGCTGCTGATGACGGCGTTCGTCTTCAGCTTCATGGCCGGCATCTTCCACCAGTACTACACCGTGGCGCTGGCGCCCTACGTCGCGGCGCTCGTCGGCATGGGCGCCTCGGTCCTCTGGGAGGAGCGGGGCAAGTGGTGGGCGGGCGCCGCACTCGGCGTGACGGCCGCGGCGACGGCCGTCTGGGCGTACGTCCTGCTGGCGCGCACGCCGGACTACGTCCCGTGGCTGCGCTGGGCCGTGCTGGCCGGCGGCCTCGTGGCCGCGGTGGGGCTGCTGCTCGCGGCCCGGCTCGGCCGGGCACTCGCGCTGGGCGTGGTGGGTCTCGGCCTCGCGGCCTCGCTGGCCGGGCCGACGGCGTACACGATCAGCACGCTGAACACCGGGCACCAGGGCTCGATCGTCACCGCGGGCCCGTCCGCCGGCGGCATGGGCGGCCCCGGCGGCGGCATGGGTGGTGGCGGCCGGGGCGGCGGCGGAGCCCCCGGCGGCGGGGGACAGCCCCCCGGTCAGGGCACCCAGCAGGGCGGTCAGGCCCCGGGCAACGCCCAGGGCGGCGGCTTCCCGGGCGGCGGGACGCCCGGCCAGGGGCAGCAGGGCCAGGGCCAGGCGCCCGGTGGTCAGCAGGGGGGCATGCCCGGTGGCGGCACGGGAGAAGGCGGCATGGACGGCGGAGGCGGCGGCATGGGTGGCCTGCTCAACGGTGCCTCCGTCGACTCCGAGGCCAAGACGCTCCTCGAGCAGAACGCCGACGCCTACACCTGGACCGCCGCGGCCATCGGTTCGCAGAACGCCGCGAGTTACCAGCTCGCCACCGGGGACCCGGTGATGGCGATCGGCGGATTCAACGGCAGCGACCCGTCCCCGACACTCGCCCAGTTCAAGAAGTACGTGGAGGACGGAAAGATCCACTACTTCATCTCCGGCGGCATGGGCGGTGGGGGCATGGGCGGCGAGGGCGCCTCGTCCCAGATCTCGACGTGGGTGGAGGAGAACTTCAAGGAGGTCACCGTGGGCAGCGCGACCTTCTACGACCTCACCCGGCCGACGAGCTGA
- a CDS encoding NAD(P)-dependent oxidoreductase, whose amino-acid sequence MKPPHPGPLARARLLTSPSVGPAVVRELERITGRPAVPAHATAPDTPFVYVGDTLPEVLRTPSLLWFHSVNAGTDALLSAGPWPEDALLTRTVGRMGERIAQYTLAWVLAECQSVPEHTAQHARSEWRRLPSELAAGRTGVIHGTGQIGSAVAVLLRACSVRTVGVSRSPGALSAGFDRVVQAGSQEETAELADARWVVSTLPLTAATEGFFDDARLTAMRGATFVNVGRGATVDMAALETALRSGAVRRAVLDVLPDEPAGPGDRAWRLPRTVITSHSAGITADEDVVGDFEACWDAVAEGRTPALAVDTRRGY is encoded by the coding sequence ATGAAGCCGCCCCACCCGGGCCCGCTCGCACGTGCCCGGCTGCTGACCTCCCCGTCCGTGGGCCCCGCCGTGGTCCGTGAGCTGGAACGCATCACCGGGCGACCGGCCGTACCCGCTCACGCCACCGCGCCCGACACCCCCTTCGTGTACGTGGGGGACACGCTGCCCGAGGTGCTGCGGACGCCGTCGCTGCTGTGGTTCCACAGCGTCAACGCGGGTACGGACGCCCTGCTCTCCGCCGGGCCCTGGCCCGAGGACGCCCTGCTGACCCGGACGGTGGGGCGGATGGGTGAGCGGATCGCCCAGTACACGCTGGCCTGGGTGCTCGCCGAGTGCCAGTCCGTCCCGGAGCACACCGCGCAGCACGCACGGTCGGAGTGGCGCCGTCTGCCGTCCGAACTCGCCGCCGGCCGGACCGGCGTCATCCACGGCACCGGGCAGATCGGTTCCGCCGTGGCGGTCCTGCTGCGGGCCTGCTCCGTGCGCACCGTCGGTGTGTCCCGTAGCCCCGGGGCACTGTCGGCGGGCTTCGACCGAGTCGTTCAGGCCGGTTCGCAGGAGGAGACAGCCGAGTTGGCGGACGCCCGGTGGGTGGTTTCCACGCTTCCCCTGACCGCCGCGACGGAGGGCTTCTTCGACGACGCCAGACTCACCGCGATGCGGGGCGCCACCTTCGTCAACGTGGGCAGGGGAGCGACCGTCGACATGGCCGCACTGGAGACGGCGCTGCGGAGCGGAGCGGTGCGCCGGGCCGTACTCGACGTGCTGCCGGACGAACCCGCCGGTCCCGGGGACCGGGCCTGGAGGCTGCCGCGCACGGTGATCACGTCGCACTCGGCCGGCATCACGGCCGACGAGGACGTGGTCGGCGACTTCGAGGCGTGCTGGGACGCCGTCGCCGAGGGGCGTACGCCCGCGCTGGCCGTGGACACCCGACGCGGCTACTGA
- a CDS encoding MFS transporter, translating into MTATTAEQNDLAPGGGHAQRWLILGVICLAQLTVLLDNTVLNVAIPSLTADLHASTADVQWMINAYALVQSGLVLTAGSSADRYGRKKMLVTGLALFGVGSLAAGLAQSSGQLIAARAGMGVGGALLMTTTLAVVVQIFDDAERVKAIGIWSTVSSLGFAAGPLIGGVMLDHFWWGAIFLVNIPVAVIGLIAVVRLVPESRDSRSDRPDLVGAVLSTLGMTAVVYAIISGPEHGWSSGQVLLTAFAGIAVLTGFVLWELHVPHPMLDMHFFRNQRFTGAVAGAILVAFGMTGSLFLLTQHLQFVLGYEPLEAGLRTAPLALTVVALNLTGLGARLVVKLGTPTVIAAGMSLLAAGLAAIALLGGRDYGGMLLGLLVMGAGVALAMPAMANAIMSAIPPEKAGVGAGVNGTLAEFGNGLGVAVLGAVLNSRFAALVPGALGAASLPAALAAADGAAERERVTDAFASGLETSQLVGALAVLAGGLLAGALLRRAERTQAD; encoded by the coding sequence ATGACGGCGACCACCGCCGAGCAGAACGACCTCGCCCCCGGGGGCGGCCATGCGCAGCGCTGGCTGATCCTCGGGGTCATCTGCCTCGCCCAGCTCACCGTGCTGCTCGACAACACCGTCCTGAACGTGGCGATCCCCTCGCTCACCGCGGATCTCCACGCCTCCACCGCCGATGTGCAGTGGATGATCAACGCCTATGCGCTGGTCCAGTCCGGGCTCGTGCTCACCGCGGGCAGCTCCGCCGACCGCTACGGCCGCAAGAAGATGCTGGTCACGGGGCTCGCGCTGTTCGGCGTCGGCTCGCTGGCGGCCGGGCTCGCCCAGTCGTCCGGCCAGCTGATCGCCGCCCGCGCGGGGATGGGAGTCGGCGGCGCGCTGCTGATGACGACCACCCTCGCCGTCGTGGTGCAGATCTTCGACGACGCCGAGCGCGTCAAGGCGATCGGCATCTGGTCCACCGTCAGCTCCCTGGGGTTCGCCGCCGGTCCGCTGATCGGAGGGGTGATGCTCGACCACTTCTGGTGGGGCGCGATCTTCCTGGTCAACATCCCCGTGGCGGTCATCGGCCTGATCGCCGTCGTCCGGCTCGTCCCTGAGTCCAGGGACTCCCGGAGCGACCGCCCCGACCTGGTGGGGGCGGTGCTCTCCACCCTCGGTATGACTGCCGTGGTGTACGCGATCATCTCCGGCCCGGAGCACGGCTGGAGCTCCGGTCAGGTCCTGCTGACCGCCTTCGCCGGGATTGCCGTCCTCACCGGATTCGTCCTGTGGGAGCTCCACGTCCCGCACCCCATGCTGGACATGCACTTCTTCCGCAACCAGAGGTTCACCGGAGCGGTCGCGGGAGCGATCCTCGTGGCCTTCGGGATGACGGGTTCGCTCTTCCTGCTCACCCAGCACCTGCAGTTCGTCCTCGGATACGAGCCGCTCGAGGCGGGGCTGCGCACGGCCCCGCTGGCCCTCACCGTCGTCGCGCTCAACCTCACGGGCCTCGGCGCCCGGCTCGTCGTGAAGCTGGGGACGCCCACCGTCATCGCCGCGGGCATGAGCCTGCTGGCCGCCGGGCTCGCGGCGATCGCGCTGCTCGGCGGACGGGACTACGGAGGCATGCTGCTGGGTCTCCTCGTCATGGGAGCGGGCGTCGCCCTCGCCATGCCCGCGATGGCCAACGCGATCATGAGTGCCATCCCGCCGGAGAAGGCCGGCGTCGGCGCCGGGGTGAACGGCACGCTCGCCGAGTTCGGCAACGGGCTCGGGGTCGCCGTGCTCGGCGCCGTCCTCAACTCCCGTTTCGCCGCGCTCGTGCCGGGTGCGTTGGGTGCCGCCTCACTGCCCGCCGCGCTCGCCGCCGCGGACGGGGCGGCGGAACGCGAGCGCGTCACGGACGCCTTCGCCTCCGGCCTGGAGACCAGCCAACTGGTCGGCGCGCTGGCGGTGCTGGCCGGCGGACTGCTGGCCGGCGCACTGCTGAGGAGGGCCGAGCGCACGCAGGCGGACTGA
- a CDS encoding dihydrofolate reductase family protein → MRLVLQEFLSLDGVSQGPGSPDEDTSDDFVRGGWFVPHLDEAFDRVATTWLSGADAFLFGRRTYENFARDWPRMTDHPNARILNDSPKYVASRSLTRAEWEPATILSGDVPAQVAELKRRPGRELQIHGSARLGRSLLAAGLIDELRLAIAPVVVGGGRRLFPDGGASAGLRLLHSETTPSGIAVHVYEPTGRPDFGTYGADA, encoded by the coding sequence ATGAGGTTGGTGCTGCAGGAGTTCCTGTCACTGGACGGTGTTTCCCAGGGGCCCGGTTCCCCGGACGAGGACACCAGCGACGATTTCGTCCGGGGCGGCTGGTTCGTGCCGCACCTGGACGAGGCGTTCGACCGGGTGGCCACCACCTGGCTGAGCGGGGCCGACGCGTTCCTGTTCGGCCGTCGTACGTACGAGAACTTCGCCCGGGACTGGCCGCGGATGACCGACCATCCGAACGCCCGCATCCTGAACGACTCGCCGAAATACGTCGCCTCCCGGAGCCTGACCCGTGCGGAGTGGGAGCCGGCCACCATCCTGTCCGGTGACGTCCCCGCCCAGGTCGCCGAGCTGAAGCGGAGGCCCGGCCGTGAGCTCCAGATCCACGGCAGCGCCCGGCTGGGCCGGTCCCTGCTGGCCGCAGGGCTGATCGACGAGCTGCGGCTGGCGATCGCCCCGGTGGTGGTGGGCGGCGGACGGCGGCTGTTCCCGGACGGCGGTGCCTCGGCCGGGCTGCGCCTGCTGCACAGCGAGACGACTCCGAGCGGTATCGCGGTGCACGTCTACGAGCCGACGGGACGGCCTGACTTCGGGACGTACGGGGCCGACGCGTAG
- a CDS encoding response regulator transcription factor, with product MTTTSPQGRTELLRPDRSPVRVLVVDDEAPLAELLSMALRYEGWEVRSAGDGAGAVRTARDFRPDAVILDVMLPDMDGLAVLGRLRRELSDVPVLFLTARDAVEDRIAGLTAGGDDYVTKPFSLEEVVARLRGLIRRSGTASVRSESTLVVGDLVLDEDSHEVSRGDDSIHLTATEFELLRFLMRNPRRVLSKAQILDRVWNYDFGGQANVVELYISYLRKKIDAGRTPMIHTRRGAGYLIKPGD from the coding sequence ATGACGACGACCTCGCCCCAGGGGCGTACAGAACTGCTCAGACCGGACCGCAGCCCCGTTCGCGTGCTGGTCGTGGACGATGAGGCTCCGCTCGCCGAGCTGCTCTCCATGGCCCTGCGCTACGAGGGGTGGGAGGTGCGCAGCGCGGGTGATGGTGCGGGTGCCGTCCGTACCGCGCGTGACTTCCGGCCCGACGCGGTGATCCTCGACGTGATGCTCCCCGACATGGACGGGCTCGCCGTGCTCGGCCGGCTGCGGCGCGAACTCTCCGACGTGCCGGTGCTGTTCCTGACCGCGCGTGACGCGGTGGAGGACCGGATCGCCGGGCTCACGGCGGGCGGCGACGACTACGTCACCAAGCCGTTCAGCCTGGAGGAGGTCGTGGCACGGTTGCGCGGGCTGATACGCCGGTCCGGCACGGCTTCGGTGCGCAGCGAGTCGACGCTCGTCGTCGGTGACCTCGTCCTGGACGAGGACAGCCACGAGGTGAGCAGGGGTGACGACTCGATCCACCTCACCGCGACCGAGTTCGAGCTGCTGCGCTTCCTGATGCGCAATCCGCGCCGGGTGCTCAGCAAGGCGCAGATCCTCGACAGGGTCTGGAACTACGACTTCGGCGGCCAGGCCAACGTCGTCGAGCTGTACATCTCCTACCTGCGCAAGAAGATCGACGCGGGGCGCACCCCGATGATCCACACCCGGCGCGGGGCGGGATACCTGATCAAGCCCGGTGACTAG
- a CDS encoding bifunctional glycosyltransferase family 2/GtrA family protein, producing the protein MRTDTPWSTLPAREHLPAAAVGAAGAPALVPVLDVVIPVYNEEKDLETCVLRLRDHLARTFPYGFRITVADNASTDRTPQVAARLADLIPEVRSYRLEEKGRGRALRTVWSQSDSPVLAYMDVDLSTDLNALLPLVAPLISGHSDLAIGSRLARSSRVVRGSKREFISRAYNLILRSSLAARFSDAQCGFKAIRREVAQRLLPMVEDTGWFFDTEMLVLAERAGLRIHEVPVDWVDDPDSTVHIVRTATEDLKGVWRVGRALATGALPLDRLARPFGDDPRDRAVPGVPRGLARQLVGFCVVGALSTLVYLALYSLFRLGVGPQFANAAALLVSAVANTAANRRLTFGVRGRGGAVRHQAQGLVVFAIGLALTSGSLAALGTASASASHGTELAVLIAANLAATVLRFLLFRAWVFPDRRTDHQDARKGAAHELRNVR; encoded by the coding sequence ATGCGAACCGACACTCCTTGGAGCACCCTGCCGGCCCGGGAACACCTCCCGGCCGCGGCGGTCGGCGCTGCCGGCGCTCCCGCACTCGTTCCCGTACTCGACGTAGTGATCCCCGTGTACAACGAGGAGAAGGACCTCGAAACGTGCGTGCTGCGCCTGCGCGACCACCTGGCGCGGACGTTCCCCTACGGCTTCCGGATCACCGTGGCGGACAACGCGAGCACCGACCGCACGCCCCAGGTGGCGGCACGGCTCGCCGATCTCATCCCCGAGGTGCGGTCGTACCGACTGGAGGAGAAGGGGCGGGGGCGGGCGCTGCGGACCGTCTGGTCCCAGTCGGACTCCCCGGTCCTCGCCTACATGGACGTCGATCTCTCGACCGACCTCAACGCCCTGCTGCCGCTGGTCGCCCCACTGATCTCGGGCCACTCCGACCTGGCCATCGGCTCGCGTCTGGCCCGCAGTTCGCGGGTGGTGCGGGGCTCGAAGCGGGAGTTCATCTCGCGGGCCTACAACCTGATACTCCGCTCCTCCCTGGCCGCCAGGTTCAGTGACGCCCAGTGCGGCTTCAAGGCCATACGGCGCGAGGTCGCGCAGCGGCTGCTGCCGATGGTCGAGGACACCGGCTGGTTCTTCGACACCGAGATGCTGGTCCTCGCCGAGCGGGCAGGGCTGCGCATCCACGAGGTGCCGGTCGACTGGGTGGACGACCCGGACTCCACCGTCCACATCGTGAGGACCGCGACCGAGGACCTCAAGGGCGTCTGGCGGGTGGGCCGGGCCCTGGCCACCGGGGCGCTGCCGCTGGACCGGCTGGCGCGGCCCTTCGGGGACGACCCGCGCGACCGGGCCGTGCCCGGGGTGCCGCGCGGACTCGCCCGGCAACTGGTCGGCTTCTGCGTCGTCGGCGCGCTCTCGACCCTGGTCTACCTCGCCCTGTACTCCCTCTTCCGGCTGGGCGTCGGCCCGCAGTTCGCCAACGCCGCGGCCCTTCTCGTCTCCGCGGTGGCCAACACGGCGGCGAACCGGAGGCTCACCTTCGGCGTACGCGGCCGGGGCGGCGCCGTGCGTCATCAGGCGCAGGGGCTCGTCGTCTTCGCGATCGGGCTCGCCCTCACCAGCGGTTCGCTCGCCGCCCTGGGCACCGCGTCCGCGTCGGCGTCGCACGGCACGGAACTCGCCGTGCTGATCGCGGCCAACCTCGCGGCGACGGTGCTGCGGTTTCTGCTCTTCCGTGCCTGGGTCTTCCCCGACCGGCGCACCGACCACCAGGACGCCCGCAAGGGTGCCGCACACGAACTGAGGAACGTCCGATGA
- a CDS encoding HAMP domain-containing sensor histidine kinase → MSRKRTRRPWTLRTRLVVYAVTLIAVVAAVIGSVTAIAFHEYMYGKLDGQLHDIAMRAEARPPVGDKPVPGGLGNEDPLDFIGIGQPFKTVGAVSVGGSVTDSKYLKDGGPGAQESAESLTAEQKKALQTAQVTVGDEPRDVELPGLGGYRVEAVHAPAGTTVLVGIPTAEVDKAVTTLILVEVCVTGAGLIAAGIAGAAMVGVALRPLRRVAATATRVSEIPLHSGEVDLFERVPEAEADPRTEVGQVGAALNRMLGHVGSALDARQKSETRVRQFVADASHELRTPLASIRGYAELTRRGGEMTGPDTRHALGRIESEAERMTGMVEDLLLLARLDAGRPLSYECTDLSPLVIDAVSDARVADRDPGGSSGAVHHWRLELPEVPATVLADPTRIQQVLVNLLANARTHTPPGTTVTVRVRQARGELPWVTLEVQDNGPGIPAELQPRVFERFARGDASRSRHAGSTGLGLAIVQAVAAAHGGLAEVRSVPGDTVFAVHLPAAAAHGQVTDGSTAGAAASPWGDGATAGAAAAPWTGGPVVGGPSELLSNGFGSGPVSGENGADVSPVRHSQADHRLSTRM, encoded by the coding sequence GTGAGCAGGAAGAGGACGCGTCGCCCCTGGACGCTCCGGACCCGGCTCGTCGTGTACGCCGTGACACTCATCGCGGTCGTCGCGGCGGTGATCGGTTCGGTCACCGCGATCGCCTTCCACGAATACATGTACGGGAAGCTGGACGGGCAGCTGCACGACATCGCGATGCGGGCCGAGGCGCGTCCGCCCGTCGGCGACAAGCCCGTCCCGGGCGGTCTCGGGAATGAGGATCCGCTGGACTTCATCGGAATCGGCCAGCCCTTCAAGACGGTCGGTGCCGTGTCCGTCGGCGGTTCCGTCACCGATTCGAAGTACCTGAAGGACGGTGGGCCGGGCGCGCAGGAGAGCGCGGAATCCCTGACCGCCGAGCAGAAGAAGGCCCTGCAGACCGCGCAGGTCACGGTGGGCGACGAGCCGCGTGACGTCGAGCTGCCCGGGCTGGGTGGCTACCGCGTCGAGGCGGTCCACGCCCCCGCCGGCACGACCGTCCTCGTCGGCATTCCCACGGCGGAGGTGGACAAGGCCGTCACCACCCTGATCCTCGTCGAGGTCTGTGTCACGGGGGCCGGGCTCATCGCCGCGGGGATCGCCGGTGCCGCGATGGTCGGCGTGGCTCTGCGCCCGCTGCGCAGGGTGGCGGCCACCGCGACCCGGGTCTCCGAAATTCCGCTGCACAGCGGGGAAGTAGACCTCTTCGAGCGGGTCCCGGAGGCCGAGGCCGATCCGCGTACCGAGGTCGGCCAGGTCGGCGCGGCCCTCAACCGGATGCTGGGCCACGTCGGTTCGGCACTGGACGCGCGGCAGAAGAGCGAGACACGGGTGCGCCAGTTCGTGGCGGACGCCAGCCACGAGCTGCGCACGCCGCTGGCCTCGATCCGCGGTTACGCCGAACTGACCCGGCGCGGAGGTGAGATGACCGGCCCCGACACCCGCCATGCCCTCGGTCGCATCGAGTCCGAGGCCGAGCGGATGACGGGCATGGTCGAGGACCTGCTGCTCCTGGCACGACTCGACGCGGGCCGGCCGCTCTCGTACGAGTGCACCGATCTCTCGCCGCTCGTCATCGACGCGGTGAGCGACGCCCGTGTGGCGGACCGCGACCCCGGCGGATCGTCCGGGGCGGTCCACCACTGGCGGCTGGAACTGCCCGAGGTGCCGGCGACCGTGCTCGCCGACCCGACCAGGATCCAGCAGGTGCTGGTCAACCTCCTGGCGAACGCCCGGACGCACACGCCGCCGGGGACCACCGTCACGGTCCGCGTGCGGCAGGCGCGCGGGGAGCTGCCCTGGGTCACCCTGGAGGTCCAGGACAACGGTCCCGGGATCCCTGCCGAGCTGCAGCCACGCGTCTTCGAACGGTTCGCCCGCGGTGACGCCTCGCGTTCCCGGCACGCCGGATCGACGGGGCTCGGCCTCGCCATCGTGCAGGCCGTCGCGGCCGCGCACGGCGGTCTGGCCGAGGTGCGGTCGGTGCCCGGCGACACGGTGTTCGCCGTCCACCTGCCGGCGGCCGCGGCGCACGGGCAGGTGACGGACGGCAGCACGGCCGGTGCCGCTGCGTCGCCGTGGGGGGACGGCGCCACGGCCGGTGCCGCTGCCGCGCCGTGGACGGGCGGTCCCGTCGTCGGCGGGCCGTCCGAGCTGTTGTCGAACGGCTTCGGCAGCGGGCCTGTGAGCGGGGAGAACGGTGCGGATGTCAGCCCCGTGCGGCACTCACAGGCGGACCACAGGCTCAGCACACGGATGTGA
- a CDS encoding TetR/AcrR family transcriptional regulator C-terminal domain-containing protein, translating into MGSAADRVKNPSRVSVWLDRRPPSRTRKADQPAGLDRDRITAASVRLLDADGLAKFSMRRLAADLDVTAMSLYWYVDTKDDLLELALDTVFGEIPATSEDVGWHDRLRELATNYRRMLVRHPWVPTLIGSFLNIGPHSMLFSYAVQDVVRATGLPLANRTGAMSAVFQFVYGFGTIEGHFVQRTEEAGLSQDEYFRQVMGTIRADPEIKRAMEPSESLMEARGGNTVEEMRERDFVFALDLLIAGIEAMCDRAARPA; encoded by the coding sequence ATGGGGTCCGCGGCAGACCGTGTGAAGAACCCTTCCCGGGTCAGTGTGTGGCTGGACCGGCGCCCACCCTCGCGGACGCGCAAGGCGGACCAGCCGGCCGGTCTCGACCGGGACAGGATCACGGCGGCGAGCGTCCGGCTCCTGGACGCCGACGGCCTCGCGAAGTTCTCCATGCGGCGGCTCGCCGCCGATCTCGACGTCACGGCGATGTCCCTGTACTGGTACGTCGACACCAAGGACGACCTGTTGGAACTCGCCCTGGACACGGTCTTCGGCGAGATTCCGGCCACGTCCGAGGACGTCGGATGGCACGACAGGCTGCGCGAACTGGCCACGAACTACCGGCGGATGCTGGTGCGTCACCCCTGGGTGCCGACGCTGATCGGCAGCTTCCTGAACATCGGGCCGCACTCGATGTTGTTCTCGTACGCCGTCCAGGACGTCGTCCGGGCCACCGGACTCCCCCTGGCGAACCGGACGGGCGCGATGTCGGCCGTCTTCCAGTTCGTCTACGGATTCGGCACCATCGAGGGGCACTTCGTGCAGCGCACGGAGGAGGCGGGGCTCAGCCAGGACGAGTACTTCCGCCAGGTGATGGGCACGATCCGCGCGGACCCCGAGATCAAGCGGGCCATGGAGCCCTCGGAGAGCCTGATGGAGGCACGGGGCGGGAACACCGTGGAGGAGATGCGCGAGCGGGACTTCGTGTTCGCGCTGGACCTCCTGATCGCGGGCATCGAAGCGATGTGCGACCGCGCGGCACGCCCCGCGTGA